A genomic region of Alicyclobacillus sp. SO9 contains the following coding sequences:
- a CDS encoding ABC transporter permease: MLAAKIQQVTGERPPSVSSVRQKFLRKPTFWIGALIVLGFLLFCFLGPILDPSSPLTSHPGAFGQPPSLKWPLGTDDIGRNEMIRLMYGGRLMLLIGLLSAIISTTLGFWVGVLSGFYGGLVDRLLSWTMDIVTSVPQLVPLLLFEVLVGASPTTMIVVVSLTSWPFVGRPVRAEVMSLSTREFIMAAGSLGASRRRIIVRHLLPNLWSTLLTTVTSSFGTAILVIATASFLGFSLPAPNPNWGSMIAHGIHVIYDGYWWLWVLPTAFLILLQLAVHFMAVAARESLNSQSEVAS; this comes from the coding sequence ATGCTTGCTGCTAAAATTCAACAGGTGACCGGAGAACGGCCGCCATCAGTCTCATCAGTCCGACAGAAGTTTCTTAGAAAACCGACATTTTGGATTGGTGCGCTCATTGTCCTTGGGTTTCTATTGTTTTGCTTTCTTGGTCCGATTCTGGACCCGTCAAGTCCATTGACTTCTCATCCGGGTGCTTTCGGGCAACCGCCGTCTTTGAAGTGGCCGTTGGGAACAGACGATATCGGTCGCAACGAAATGATACGGCTGATGTATGGAGGACGCCTGATGCTTTTAATTGGCTTGCTGTCGGCAATCATCTCCACCACGTTGGGGTTCTGGGTCGGCGTGTTATCCGGATTTTACGGCGGGTTGGTGGACCGGCTCCTCTCGTGGACCATGGACATCGTCACCAGCGTTCCCCAACTTGTGCCGTTACTGCTATTCGAAGTTCTGGTAGGGGCTTCGCCCACAACCATGATTGTGGTCGTGTCATTAACCTCCTGGCCCTTCGTCGGCCGCCCGGTTCGAGCCGAGGTGATGTCACTTTCTACGCGTGAGTTCATTATGGCAGCAGGGTCGCTGGGAGCAAGTCGTCGTCGCATCATCGTGCGTCATCTCCTGCCTAATCTCTGGTCTACCTTACTGACAACAGTCACTTCTTCCTTCGGAACGGCAATTCTTGTGATTGCCACTGCAAGCTTTCTCGGATTCAGTCTGCCGGCCCCCAACCCTAATTGGGGATCTATGATTGCCCATGGCATACATGTAATCTACGACGGGTATTGGTGGCTCTGGGTTCTTCCTACGGCCTTTTTAATCCTGCTACAGTTAGCAGTCCACTTCATGGCTGTCGCCGCCCGTGAAAGCTTGAACTCTCAGTCGGAGGTGGCATCGTGA
- the infC gene encoding translation initiation factor IF-3, with protein MSKDGFQVNDTIRAREVRVIDEDGGQLGIMNIRDARRKAEEQNLDLVNVAPNAKPPVCRIMDYGKFKYEQSKKEKEARKNQKVITLKEVRMTPNIEEHDYNVKMKNVIKFLGEGSKVKVSVRFRGREITHSSLGQQLLMKLAVALKEDAIVERMPKLEGRQMIMILAPKQTTS; from the coding sequence ATTAGCAAGGACGGGTTTCAAGTCAATGATACGATTCGCGCTCGCGAAGTCCGTGTCATCGATGAAGACGGTGGTCAGTTGGGAATCATGAATATTCGTGACGCGCGCAGGAAAGCCGAAGAGCAAAATCTCGACTTGGTCAATGTAGCTCCAAATGCGAAACCGCCTGTGTGCCGCATTATGGACTACGGAAAATTCAAGTATGAACAGAGCAAGAAAGAGAAGGAAGCGCGCAAGAATCAAAAAGTCATCACACTCAAGGAAGTGCGGATGACACCGAATATCGAGGAACACGACTACAACGTGAAAATGAAAAACGTGATAAAGTTCCTCGGTGAAGGGAGTAAAGTGAAAGTTTCAGTCCGGTTCCGCGGTCGTGAAATCACGCACTCCTCCCTCGGACAGCAGTTGCTGATGAAGCTCGCCGTGGCTTTGAAAGAAGATGCCATTGTTGAGCGGATGCCAAAGTTGGAAGGCCGACAGATGATTATGATTTTGGCGCCAAAACAGACGACGTCCTGA
- the rplT gene encoding 50S ribosomal protein L20 gives MARVKSGMVTRRRHKKILKLARGYRGSKHRLFRTAKQQVMKSYQYAYRDRRVRKRDFRRLWIQRINAAARMNGLSYSKFMHGLKLAGVEVNRKMLADLAVADGKAFSELASVAKQKLEA, from the coding sequence ATGGCACGTGTGAAAAGCGGCATGGTGACTCGCCGTCGACATAAAAAGATATTAAAGCTTGCAAGAGGTTACCGCGGATCAAAGCATCGTCTGTTTAGAACAGCGAAGCAGCAGGTTATGAAGTCCTACCAATACGCATACCGAGACAGGCGCGTTCGCAAGCGCGATTTCCGCAGACTGTGGATTCAACGAATCAATGCAGCTGCACGGATGAACGGCTTGTCATACAGCAAGTTCATGCATGGACTGAAGCTTGCGGGAGTTGAGGTAAACCGTAAGATGTTGGCGGACTTGGCAGTTGCAGACGGAAAAGCGTTTAGTGAACTGGCTTCTGTTGCAAAACAAAAGCTTGAAGCATAA
- the rpmI gene encoding 50S ribosomal protein L35, with amino-acid sequence MSKMKTHSGTKKRLKKTASGKLKRAHAFAYHKSEHKSSKRKRRLSGTTVISASDYRRIKHMI; translated from the coding sequence ATGTCGAAAATGAAGACGCACAGCGGTACGAAGAAGCGTTTGAAGAAAACCGCTTCAGGGAAATTAAAGCGCGCACATGCTTTCGCTTATCATAAATCAGAACACAAGAGCTCCAAGCGTAAGCGCCGCTTGAGCGGTACCACAGTAATTTCGGCTAGCGATTATCGCCGCATTAAACACATGATTTGA
- a CDS encoding ABC transporter permease — translation MIRFVPRRTLEAVLALFGFSLIMFFALHIDHVNPARAMLGQNWTPSRGAALNRELGLDKPVFVQYLLWVRALFHVGGLGAVVKRYLVPSLVLLSVSIVVAFLASIAIAQWQIRTNGSVIDRGLSVLTGMLSAVPGFVIGSLLVVVFAIDVPWFPASSFTPPGSSLFHRVYYHVLPTTALALSVIGPWTQQLRASLGGEAKSDYVRMARSKGVSQSRVIARHMRRNALLPFVSLVGLSLPTMLNTLIAIEIIYGVQGAGYALIGSLNASLFANATTIALVFAFLNILGSMVTDFVYGLIDPRIQYH, via the coding sequence GTGATTCGTTTCGTTCCCCGCCGCACCTTAGAAGCGGTCCTTGCATTGTTCGGATTCAGTCTCATCATGTTTTTCGCTCTGCACATCGACCACGTCAATCCAGCCCGGGCTATGTTGGGACAAAACTGGACGCCAAGCCGCGGTGCTGCATTGAACCGGGAACTGGGGCTGGACAAGCCTGTGTTCGTCCAGTACCTTCTGTGGGTACGAGCTCTCTTTCACGTGGGAGGATTGGGAGCCGTCGTGAAACGCTATTTGGTCCCTAGTTTAGTACTGCTCAGCGTGAGTATTGTAGTGGCTTTTCTGGCTTCAATCGCCATTGCTCAGTGGCAGATCCGTACCAATGGCAGTGTGATAGACCGAGGACTTTCAGTACTGACAGGAATGCTGAGTGCGGTGCCCGGTTTTGTCATTGGAAGCTTACTGGTGGTTGTTTTCGCGATTGATGTCCCCTGGTTTCCTGCCAGTTCCTTCACCCCGCCTGGAAGCAGCCTGTTTCATAGGGTGTACTACCATGTACTGCCTACGACGGCATTGGCTCTCAGTGTCATTGGTCCTTGGACTCAGCAACTCCGGGCATCGTTAGGCGGCGAGGCAAAAAGCGATTACGTCCGGATGGCGCGATCGAAAGGTGTGTCACAGTCCCGAGTGATTGCCCGTCACATGAGACGCAATGCCTTGCTGCCGTTTGTCAGTCTGGTCGGCTTATCACTGCCAACGATGTTGAACACTTTGATTGCTATCGAAATCATATACGGAGTACAAGGCGCCGGGTACGCGCTGATTGGCTCGCTGAACGCGTCCCTTTTCGCCAATGCCACAACTATTGCCCTGGTCTTCGCATTTCTAAATATATTGGGCAGTATGGTGACCGATTTCGTGTACGGGTTAATTGATCCTCGCATTCAATACCATTAG
- a CDS encoding thioesterase family protein: protein MKKVVTTDFEVRWGECDPAGIVYHPVYIDWFSVARMHFLKENGISYMESFHDNGIVLVVLGVQSRYFKTLRAEDQVKVEARMEKLTRTRIEMAYRVVNAAGELCTEGKTEHAYVDERNRAVNVAKKLPEVWNLMQSRLQD from the coding sequence GTGAAAAAAGTTGTGACAACAGACTTTGAAGTGCGATGGGGCGAATGTGATCCCGCTGGGATTGTGTACCACCCGGTCTACATAGATTGGTTTTCGGTTGCCAGAATGCATTTTCTCAAAGAAAACGGAATTTCCTACATGGAGTCATTTCACGATAATGGCATTGTCTTGGTAGTGCTTGGAGTTCAGAGCCGATACTTTAAAACACTGAGAGCTGAAGACCAAGTCAAAGTAGAAGCCAGAATGGAAAAACTGACGAGAACCAGAATTGAAATGGCCTACCGCGTAGTAAATGCCGCGGGAGAGCTGTGCACAGAAGGCAAGACTGAGCATGCCTACGTGGACGAACGCAACCGAGCGGTAAATGTGGCAAAGAAGTTGCCTGAGGTGTGGAATTTGATGCAATCCCGTCTCCAGGACTAG
- the ytxC gene encoding sporulation protein YtxC: protein MAKIHIQSKRGTNALKSKLAGCGFPLQTDEHDTDVMQTDVLRAETILQVTVMENDIDTFVKCLTQFMLDDWKRSYLEEYLVQQHPFLKGDQREYLSLLVAHALTQNRVQSPDLASVLTDIEAELVRSFRQAAASNWIDIQGIVHFRVQGYVKLLEQGMEEMVEQFLSDAEYEEFVATLRYVLESNPPSAQTLHVFCTDERVWISDEAGQLYQDEAVVEAAAKACPDEEVNAEDLAMSILVTRSPCRIVLHDLTQYAAWPSFAETCERVFLGRVERCHNCSTCKTIAGNELT from the coding sequence GTGGCGAAAATACACATTCAATCTAAACGGGGGACAAATGCCCTGAAGAGCAAGTTGGCGGGATGTGGCTTTCCGTTACAGACTGATGAGCATGACACTGACGTCATGCAAACGGACGTCTTGCGAGCGGAAACGATTTTACAAGTAACAGTAATGGAGAATGATATTGATACGTTTGTAAAGTGTCTAACGCAGTTTATGTTAGATGACTGGAAAAGGTCTTACCTGGAGGAATACTTGGTTCAACAGCATCCGTTTCTGAAAGGTGATCAGCGCGAGTATTTAAGCTTGCTGGTAGCCCATGCGTTAACGCAGAATCGGGTACAATCACCTGATTTGGCAAGCGTACTGACAGACATTGAGGCTGAGCTGGTCCGTTCTTTTCGCCAGGCCGCGGCCTCAAACTGGATTGACATTCAAGGCATTGTCCATTTTCGCGTTCAGGGGTATGTGAAACTCCTGGAACAGGGTATGGAGGAGATGGTAGAGCAGTTTTTATCAGATGCGGAGTACGAAGAGTTTGTCGCAACGCTTCGCTATGTCCTTGAATCCAACCCTCCTTCAGCACAGACACTGCACGTATTTTGCACAGACGAACGAGTCTGGATTTCCGATGAAGCAGGTCAGTTGTACCAAGATGAGGCTGTTGTTGAGGCGGCAGCCAAGGCGTGTCCCGACGAAGAGGTCAATGCTGAGGATTTGGCGATGAGTATTTTGGTGACGAGATCGCCGTGTCGGATTGTTCTGCACGATTTGACTCAGTATGCCGCGTGGCCGAGTTTTGCAGAGACATGTGAAAGAGTCTTTTTGGGTCGGGTGGAGCGGTGCCATAACTGCTCGACCTGCAAGACGATTGCCGGCAATGAATTGACCTAG
- the thrS gene encoding threonine--tRNA ligase — MAENRSVRLKDGTVKSFPEGTTFYDVAAAIGPRLAKDAVAAKADGKVVDLNRVLESDVELELLTLKDPEGVDVMRHTCAHVMAQAVARLYPGTKFAIGPVIDNGFYYDFADHDFSSEDFPAIEAEMKKIVKEDYPVERRVLTRDEALEMFRERDDRFKVEIINDLPASETITVYQQGEFIDLCRGPHLPSTGRIKVFKLMSLAGAYWRGDSDREMLTRVYAVAFAKSPQLDEYLRLLEEAKERDHRKLGKELGIFMLSPEVGQGLPLWLPNGAKIRRTIERYIVDLEEKRGYHHVYTPHLANVELYKISGHWEHYHEDMYPPMQMDNEELVLRPMNCPHHMMIYGNEMHSYRDLPLRIAELGMMHRYEMSGALAGLQRVRAMTLNDAHLFLRPDQIKSEFRKVVQLIEQVYKDFGIDDYYHRLSYRDKTDKEKYVQNDEMWELAQKMLKETMDEMGLEYVEAPGEAAFYGPKLDVQVRTALGKDETLSTVQLDFHLPNRFDLTYIGEDGKPHRPVVIHRGVVGTMERFVAFLLEQYKGAFPAWLAPTQVRVATVAEEFEAYAEEVVDRLRESGFRAEADIRPEKIGYKIRDAQVHKVPYTLVVGQREREGGLVSARKYGKGDLGQMSLQQFSEVLHREVVNKELLVQ; from the coding sequence GTGGCTGAGAATAGAAGTGTTCGACTCAAAGACGGAACCGTAAAGAGTTTTCCTGAAGGCACTACTTTTTACGATGTAGCAGCAGCGATTGGCCCGAGATTGGCTAAGGATGCAGTGGCGGCAAAAGCAGACGGCAAGGTGGTGGATTTGAACCGCGTTCTGGAATCAGACGTTGAACTTGAACTGCTCACCTTGAAGGACCCAGAAGGCGTCGATGTGATGCGCCACACCTGTGCGCATGTCATGGCCCAGGCTGTAGCACGGCTGTATCCTGGAACCAAGTTTGCCATTGGTCCTGTCATTGATAACGGCTTTTATTACGATTTCGCCGATCACGATTTTTCCTCGGAAGACTTCCCCGCCATTGAGGCTGAGATGAAGAAGATTGTGAAGGAAGACTACCCTGTGGAGCGGCGGGTGCTGACACGGGACGAGGCTCTGGAAATGTTCCGCGAACGGGATGACCGCTTCAAAGTGGAAATCATCAACGATCTGCCTGCGTCCGAAACCATTACTGTGTATCAACAGGGCGAATTTATCGACCTGTGCCGAGGACCGCACTTACCGTCCACAGGCAGAATCAAGGTGTTTAAGCTGATGTCTCTGGCAGGTGCCTATTGGCGCGGGGATTCCGACCGAGAGATGCTGACCCGGGTGTATGCGGTGGCATTTGCCAAGTCCCCGCAACTTGATGAGTATCTGCGGTTGCTGGAAGAGGCTAAGGAACGGGATCACCGGAAGCTTGGCAAGGAACTGGGCATTTTCATGTTGTCGCCAGAAGTTGGACAAGGACTCCCGTTGTGGCTGCCAAACGGAGCAAAGATTCGCAGAACCATTGAGCGCTACATCGTGGACTTGGAGGAGAAGCGGGGGTACCATCACGTGTACACTCCCCACCTAGCCAACGTTGAGTTGTACAAGATTTCCGGGCACTGGGAGCACTACCATGAAGACATGTATCCTCCGATGCAGATGGATAACGAGGAACTGGTCCTGCGTCCAATGAACTGTCCGCACCATATGATGATTTACGGCAATGAGATGCACAGTTACCGTGATTTGCCGCTGCGGATTGCCGAACTTGGCATGATGCACCGCTATGAAATGTCTGGTGCTTTGGCCGGGCTGCAACGGGTGCGTGCCATGACTTTGAACGATGCTCACCTATTTTTGCGTCCCGATCAGATTAAAAGCGAGTTTCGCAAAGTTGTGCAGCTGATTGAGCAGGTGTACAAGGACTTCGGCATTGATGATTACTACCACCGGTTGTCGTACCGTGACAAAACGGATAAAGAGAAGTATGTGCAAAACGATGAAATGTGGGAACTTGCGCAGAAGATGCTGAAAGAAACCATGGATGAGATGGGACTCGAGTACGTCGAAGCACCCGGGGAAGCGGCCTTCTACGGACCAAAGCTTGATGTGCAGGTGCGCACGGCACTGGGCAAAGACGAAACTTTGTCGACTGTTCAACTGGACTTCCATTTGCCAAACCGCTTTGACCTGACCTACATTGGCGAAGACGGCAAGCCCCACCGCCCGGTTGTCATTCACCGCGGGGTAGTGGGTACCATGGAGCGGTTTGTTGCCTTCCTCTTGGAACAGTACAAGGGGGCGTTTCCGGCGTGGCTCGCTCCTACCCAAGTCCGCGTAGCAACTGTGGCAGAAGAGTTTGAAGCCTACGCAGAGGAAGTAGTCGACCGGCTTCGTGAGTCCGGATTTCGTGCTGAAGCGGACATTCGCCCGGAAAAAATCGGGTACAAGATTCGCGATGCGCAAGTTCACAAGGTACCTTATACGTTGGTTGTAGGCCAACGCGAGCGCGAAGGCGGTTTGGTCAGTGCTCGCAAGTACGGAAAAGGAGACCTGGGGCAGATGTCTCTGCAGCAGTTCAGCGAGGTGTTGCATCGAGAAGTGGTGAACAAGGAGTTATTAGTGCAGTAA
- a CDS encoding carboxylesterase/lipase family protein encodes MALTVVDTEYGKVKGIEEGPVIVWRGIRYAKAPVGKLRFHPPQPPETWSDVYDASVFGPVAHQTRMPLFETETETLDEDCLRLNIWSPAADHKMRPVMVFLHGGAFRGGSGQQRVYDGTSFAANGDVVLVTVNYRLGPLGFLYLGGIAGEEYASSGNSGLLDQVAALKWVRDNITGFGGNPNRVTVFGESAGAMSISALLCMPEAKGLFQQAILESGIMLGGLGMYDKASAAKLTHHVLSSAGISPDNWVALLDMPASQLIEATQAIGLWKPMVDGVVIPASFEENMRMGSLHDVPMIVGTNLREIAFYFNRDLNWRNLDDASRIARFNAPFGPFPPLGPFPPEIQRLYVEGREKGELEDSLIQLTTFLAFAGPLQQFIGENTNQSPLWVYRFDWGTRPWKASHAFELPFVFNNVDYPLSQIEGTPEDIRNMASQMHYTWIAFAHHGTPGNEYIPDWPQSNASTRPTLLLDTQSRVVEDPFLEERKVWTQVLKRQ; translated from the coding sequence ATGGCTTTGACTGTCGTTGATACTGAATACGGGAAAGTAAAGGGGATAGAGGAAGGACCAGTCATAGTATGGCGTGGAATACGGTACGCCAAGGCACCTGTTGGAAAGCTTCGTTTTCATCCGCCACAGCCTCCTGAGACTTGGAGTGACGTTTACGACGCGTCTGTGTTTGGACCCGTTGCTCATCAGACCCGAATGCCTTTGTTTGAAACGGAAACAGAAACGCTTGACGAGGACTGCTTGCGACTGAACATCTGGTCACCTGCAGCGGACCATAAAATGCGGCCCGTCATGGTGTTTCTGCATGGCGGTGCATTTCGTGGGGGAAGCGGTCAACAGCGAGTCTATGATGGAACGTCTTTTGCCGCAAATGGCGATGTTGTTCTAGTCACAGTCAATTACCGATTGGGGCCTTTGGGATTTCTATACCTGGGCGGCATTGCCGGCGAAGAGTATGCTTCTTCAGGAAACTCGGGATTGCTTGACCAAGTGGCTGCCCTAAAATGGGTTCGTGATAATATTACCGGTTTTGGCGGCAATCCCAACCGCGTCACCGTATTTGGCGAATCTGCCGGCGCGATGAGCATCAGTGCCCTCCTCTGCATGCCGGAGGCAAAGGGACTATTTCAACAAGCGATTCTGGAAAGTGGAATTATGCTCGGCGGCTTGGGCATGTACGATAAAGCCTCTGCAGCGAAGCTCACACATCATGTGTTGTCATCTGCGGGTATCAGTCCCGACAACTGGGTCGCTCTACTGGATATGCCCGCATCGCAACTGATTGAAGCGACGCAAGCCATCGGACTGTGGAAACCTATGGTTGACGGAGTCGTGATTCCGGCTTCTTTCGAGGAAAACATGAGAATGGGTAGTTTGCATGACGTACCGATGATTGTCGGCACGAACTTGAGGGAGATTGCCTTCTATTTTAATCGTGATTTAAATTGGCGAAACCTAGACGACGCTTCCCGCATCGCACGGTTTAACGCTCCTTTTGGTCCATTCCCGCCACTGGGCCCGTTTCCCCCTGAAATACAGCGGTTGTACGTAGAAGGGCGGGAGAAGGGTGAACTAGAGGACAGCTTAATTCAACTCACTACATTCCTGGCATTTGCAGGACCTCTGCAACAGTTCATAGGCGAAAATACCAACCAGTCCCCGTTGTGGGTCTATCGATTTGATTGGGGAACGCGGCCCTGGAAGGCTTCCCATGCCTTTGAACTTCCGTTTGTATTTAACAATGTGGACTATCCCCTGTCTCAAATTGAGGGGACACCGGAGGACATTCGTAACATGGCATCACAAATGCACTATACTTGGATTGCATTTGCACACCATGGGACTCCAGGTAACGAATACATTCCTGATTGGCCCCAGTCCAATGCATCGACGCGGCCAACGTTGTTACTGGATACGCAAAGCCGTGTCGTGGAAGACCCATTCTTGGAAGAACGCAAGGTTTGGACACAGGTGTTAAAGCGTCAGTAG
- the panD gene encoding aspartate 1-decarboxylase has product MIRTLMKSKIHRAVLTEANLNYMGSITIDEDLANAAGLVENERVQIVNINNGARLETYVILGQAKSGVIGLNGAAARLGAPGDLVIIISYAMYDEAETKQHKPVVVMVDEHNQPVQTDHKETNPLS; this is encoded by the coding sequence GTGATTCGTACACTCATGAAATCCAAAATTCATCGTGCTGTGCTGACGGAAGCTAATTTGAACTATATGGGAAGTATTACTATAGATGAAGACTTAGCGAATGCAGCGGGACTCGTTGAGAATGAACGGGTTCAGATTGTAAACATTAATAATGGGGCACGGCTTGAAACCTACGTCATTCTTGGCCAGGCGAAATCTGGTGTGATTGGTCTCAACGGCGCCGCAGCCCGTCTCGGTGCTCCCGGAGACTTGGTTATCATCATTTCTTACGCCATGTACGACGAAGCAGAAACAAAGCAACACAAACCTGTCGTCGTCATGGTAGACGAGCATAATCAACCTGTGCAAACAGACCATAAGGAAACCAACCCTTTGTCGTAA
- a CDS encoding RNA methyltransferase, giving the protein MFIESPANEKVRKWRKLKNKKGRKEQQLFLVEGLRLVEELLQSSWEPVYLLWDVGTDEVPERILTRAKERNTVIVEMSPAAFAAVSDTVTPQGVIVIAALPPTSPAYPEHVLLLDEVQDPGNAGTLLRAAEAFGLEEVVCTTGTVDPFAPKVVRSTMGGLFHLRVQAIDALPYIHTWSETWPDGQVISTQAVGANHCYVADFTKPTLLIIGSEATGVSEKLIEASDDTVQIPMAGQAESLNAAMAGSILMYEMLRQRLNR; this is encoded by the coding sequence ATGTTTATCGAATCGCCTGCCAACGAGAAGGTCAGAAAATGGCGTAAGTTGAAGAATAAGAAGGGTCGCAAGGAACAGCAGCTGTTTCTGGTAGAGGGATTGCGCCTCGTGGAGGAACTGCTTCAGTCAAGCTGGGAACCGGTGTATCTGTTGTGGGATGTCGGGACGGATGAAGTGCCCGAGAGGATTTTGACACGAGCCAAAGAAAGAAATACTGTAATAGTGGAGATGTCCCCGGCAGCCTTTGCTGCGGTATCAGACACTGTGACTCCTCAAGGTGTTATCGTGATTGCGGCTTTGCCGCCAACCTCGCCCGCTTACCCGGAACATGTACTTCTTTTGGATGAAGTCCAAGACCCCGGGAACGCAGGTACACTGCTGCGCGCGGCCGAAGCCTTTGGCTTGGAAGAAGTTGTGTGCACTACTGGAACGGTCGATCCCTTTGCACCCAAGGTGGTTCGCTCTACGATGGGAGGACTGTTTCACTTACGTGTCCAGGCTATCGATGCTCTGCCGTATATTCATACTTGGTCTGAGACATGGCCTGACGGACAGGTTATCAGCACCCAGGCGGTAGGAGCCAATCACTGTTATGTGGCGGATTTTACGAAGCCCACACTGCTGATTATCGGGAGTGAGGCAACTGGGGTATCGGAGAAGCTGATTGAGGCTTCAGACGACACAGTTCAAATCCCTATGGCAGGTCAGGCAGAAAGCCTGAATGCAGCCATGGCCGGCTCCATCCTGATGTATGAAATGCTCCGTCAAAGGCTAAACCGATAA
- a CDS encoding TetR/AcrR family transcriptional regulator yields the protein MITLAPKVTEEHKRQRRADIIAAAKTVFYRIGYLKTTMQDVIDEVGLSRGAVYDYFGNKSELFRAVVDAQDVSVFKLYDDILQARPIWPALVENILDPFERYNENAPLEIGAHIEFVLETRDDNERLTWVVERYQRFVTSFTEIFQTGISIGEFAPLLPADVIARFTLSAMDGIHMGVMAAGVNVIEAAAQTGALRKFLLDNLRPLQAE from the coding sequence GTGATAACGTTGGCACCAAAAGTGACGGAAGAGCACAAGAGACAACGACGGGCTGACATCATTGCTGCAGCTAAGACCGTGTTTTATCGCATTGGGTATTTAAAGACGACAATGCAGGATGTCATTGATGAAGTGGGTCTAAGCAGGGGAGCAGTGTATGACTATTTCGGCAACAAAAGCGAACTGTTTCGGGCTGTGGTCGATGCACAAGATGTCAGTGTCTTTAAGCTCTACGATGACATTTTACAGGCTCGCCCTATTTGGCCGGCCTTAGTAGAAAACATTTTGGATCCCTTTGAACGTTACAATGAGAACGCGCCGTTAGAGATTGGAGCACACATTGAATTTGTGTTGGAGACGAGGGATGACAACGAACGCTTGACATGGGTCGTTGAGCGCTATCAGCGTTTTGTAACCTCATTCACCGAAATATTCCAAACGGGTATATCCATCGGGGAGTTTGCTCCTCTGCTGCCTGCGGATGTCATTGCTCGTTTTACTCTTTCAGCAATGGATGGTATTCACATGGGGGTGATGGCTGCAGGAGTAAATGTCATTGAAGCGGCCGCGCAGACGGGGGCTTTGCGCAAGTTTCTTCTAGATAATCTGCGGCCGCTTCAAGCTGAGTGA